Proteins found in one uncultured Desulfuromonas sp. genomic segment:
- a CDS encoding porin — translation MRKLFWGVVCGAIIFMLSGQAAFAALTLYEADATTFSVDGSFNTFYVHSDSDKNAAMEAIAGSDREQSRVKMGFLPNWIGFNFSKQIGDLKLGGRASFWVTINDSDNNVTESGIDTRQFYGTVDGSWGQILIGKDFTIFNRSNIFLDEILLGYGNVSDTMGLIDGNGVSFGNIGTGYTYPFPSAQITYRSPQVAGFKLTIGVVDPSRTAVGGEEHAPRFEGELTYNYTYKQGGITAWTGFLTQSSENDDNDIDTNGVSYGIRASFAGLALHASGYQASGLGFELGAGVDTTLGLPVVDANGDELDSEGYLLQAAYTLGAFRFVGSYGESELDGDVGVEDWENETKTGAIFYTVNEGLKLVGEYNINEISIGNAEEETKTIALGAIVSF, via the coding sequence ATGCGTAAATTGTTTTGGGGGGTAGTTTGTGGAGCGATCATTTTTATGTTGAGTGGGCAGGCCGCGTTTGCTGCCCTCACACTCTACGAAGCGGATGCCACAACATTCAGCGTTGATGGATCGTTTAACACGTTTTATGTCCATAGTGACAGTGATAAAAATGCTGCAATGGAAGCCATTGCCGGCTCCGACCGTGAACAGTCACGGGTTAAGATGGGCTTTTTGCCCAACTGGATTGGATTCAATTTCAGCAAGCAGATCGGTGATCTGAAATTGGGAGGGCGTGCCTCCTTCTGGGTAACGATTAATGACAGCGATAACAATGTCACCGAATCCGGCATCGATACTCGCCAGTTTTACGGCACTGTTGATGGCAGTTGGGGCCAGATTCTGATCGGTAAGGATTTCACTATTTTTAATCGCTCCAACATTTTTCTCGATGAAATCCTGCTTGGTTACGGAAATGTCAGCGATACGATGGGGTTGATTGACGGAAACGGGGTCTCTTTTGGCAACATCGGTACCGGTTATACCTACCCGTTCCCGTCGGCACAGATCACGTATCGTTCACCGCAAGTGGCAGGATTCAAATTGACCATTGGTGTTGTTGATCCGTCACGCACCGCAGTTGGTGGTGAAGAACATGCCCCGCGTTTTGAAGGCGAACTGACCTACAATTACACCTATAAACAAGGTGGCATCACAGCGTGGACCGGTTTCTTGACCCAGTCTTCCGAAAACGATGATAACGACATCGATACCAACGGCGTTTCTTACGGCATCCGTGCCAGTTTTGCCGGTCTGGCCCTTCATGCTTCCGGTTATCAGGCCAGTGGCCTCGGTTTCGAACTTGGTGCCGGAGTTGATACAACGCTGGGACTTCCTGTGGTCGATGCCAATGGTGATGAGCTGGACTCTGAAGGCTATCTGCTTCAGGCTGCTTACACCCTCGGAGCCTTCCGCTTTGTCGGATCCTATGGCGAAAGTGAGCTTGATGGCGATGTCGGCGTCGAGGATTGGGAAAATGAAACCAAAACCGGTGCTATCTTCTATACGGTGAATGAAGGTCTGAAACTGGTTGGTGAATACAACATCAACGAGATTTCGATCGGCAATGCTGAGGAAGAAACCAAAACGATCGCTCTTGGCGCGATTGTCAGCTTCTAA
- a CDS encoding acyl-CoA thioesterase yields the protein MSEKWAKACSESRVTKTSVVLPPDANTHGTLFGGKMMANVDEVASISAMRHARTSVVTAFIDSVEFLCPVRVGQAVTLESFVCWTGTTSLEVYVKVVAEDLMSGEKQLCLTSLLVFVALDHNGTPVTVPEIIAETDFEQALNEGGEARSRRRRKRKALMPEGDVGHLSSH from the coding sequence ATGAGTGAAAAGTGGGCAAAAGCGTGCAGTGAATCGCGGGTCACGAAAACTTCCGTTGTGCTTCCTCCTGATGCCAATACCCATGGAACATTGTTTGGTGGAAAAATGATGGCCAATGTCGATGAAGTTGCCAGTATTTCTGCCATGCGGCATGCGCGCACCTCTGTCGTGACGGCATTTATTGATTCTGTTGAATTTCTTTGCCCGGTGCGCGTTGGTCAGGCGGTGACGTTGGAATCATTCGTCTGTTGGACCGGAACGACCTCGTTGGAAGTTTATGTTAAAGTGGTTGCTGAAGATCTGATGAGCGGCGAGAAGCAGTTGTGTCTGACTTCACTGCTTGTGTTTGTGGCCCTGGATCATAATGGAACGCCGGTGACGGTTCCAGAGATTATTGCCGAAACCGATTTTGAGCAGGCGTTGAATGAAGGAGGAGAAGCTCGCTCGCGTCGACGTCGCAAACGCAAGGCATTAATGCCGGAAGGCGACGTTGGTCATTTATCTTCTCATTGA
- a CDS encoding DUF4197 domain-containing protein, producing the protein MKRNYWFAAAITVMISLCTGCVEVAQSPLLGSLLTSTTTASALDESTVASGLKEALRVGSERAVSLTSTEDGFLGNSLIRIAMPESLQKVSTTLRRVGMGSYVDEFEVAMNRAAESASGEAKGVFWEAITSMTLTDAMGILQGDNTAATDYFRDKTSAQLSDKFKPIVQDKMAEVGVYGYYTTLVNAYNALPFTSKPQFDLEQYIVDEAQDGVFTMLAIEEVKIRQDPAKRTTELLKKVFAAQD; encoded by the coding sequence ATGAAACGAAATTATTGGTTTGCAGCCGCTATCACGGTCATGATCAGTCTCTGCACCGGTTGTGTTGAAGTCGCCCAATCCCCATTGCTTGGGAGTTTGCTCACCTCGACAACCACGGCCAGCGCCCTTGACGAATCCACCGTTGCCTCAGGACTCAAAGAAGCCCTGCGGGTCGGCAGTGAACGCGCAGTCTCTTTGACCTCGACTGAGGACGGCTTTCTCGGAAATTCCCTGATCCGTATTGCGATGCCCGAGTCGTTGCAGAAAGTGAGCACCACATTGCGTCGTGTCGGTATGGGCTCGTATGTTGATGAGTTTGAAGTGGCCATGAATCGCGCAGCAGAGAGTGCTTCCGGCGAAGCCAAAGGGGTGTTCTGGGAGGCCATCACGTCGATGACTCTGACCGATGCCATGGGGATTTTACAGGGTGATAATACGGCAGCCACGGATTATTTTCGTGACAAGACCTCCGCGCAACTGTCGGATAAGTTCAAGCCCATTGTGCAGGACAAAATGGCTGAAGTTGGTGTGTATGGTTATTACACAACACTGGTAAATGCCTACAATGCCTTACCGTTCACGTCTAAGCCGCAATTTGACCTTGAACAGTATATTGTCGATGAAGCTCAGGATGGTGTGTTTACCATGCTGGCCATTGAAGAGGTCAAGATTCGCCAAGACCCGGCCAAACGGACAACCGAGCTGCTGAAAAAAGTTTTTGCGGCGCAGGACTGA
- a CDS encoding class I SAM-dependent methyltransferase, with amino-acid sequence MQPLSPLLTEVQHHLPANGESRRLFYGRGQCFAGYDDVVIDYHPHLILICLYRQRDASWLEAIAAELRELIVDARCVVVQFRYQQGCPVRVVSGDPPDHPEALEDGLRYHLQLDRGQNLGFFPDMAFGRRLVRQRAQGKKVLNLFAYTCSFSIAALAGGARNVCNVDMSRSALELGRANHQLNGYDLRDASFVAVEVFRSNSRMRKLAPFDLIVCDPPAQQGRSFTAQTHWPKLLQRLPNWVVPGGELVLCLNGPHVEESFLEDLIAAYLPCAERLGCLDSGEDFPEKKTHCKTRLYHLRYHP; translated from the coding sequence ATGCAACCATTGTCGCCCCTGTTAACCGAAGTACAACATCATCTCCCCGCCAACGGTGAAAGTCGGCGGTTGTTTTATGGCCGTGGGCAATGTTTTGCCGGCTACGACGATGTGGTCATCGATTACCACCCGCATCTGATCCTGATCTGTTTGTATCGGCAGCGCGACGCCTCGTGGCTTGAGGCGATTGCTGCCGAGTTGCGTGAGCTGATTGTTGACGCACGTTGCGTGGTGGTGCAGTTTCGTTATCAACAGGGCTGTCCGGTCCGTGTGGTGTCTGGCGATCCTCCGGATCATCCTGAGGCGCTCGAGGATGGCCTGCGTTACCATCTTCAGCTTGATCGTGGGCAGAACCTCGGTTTTTTCCCGGATATGGCTTTTGGCCGCCGTCTAGTTCGTCAACGGGCTCAAGGCAAAAAAGTGCTCAACCTGTTTGCCTATACCTGCTCCTTTTCCATCGCGGCACTGGCGGGTGGCGCCAGGAACGTGTGTAATGTTGATATGAGTCGCAGTGCGCTAGAGCTTGGCCGCGCCAATCATCAACTTAATGGCTATGACCTGCGCGATGCCAGCTTTGTGGCTGTAGAGGTTTTTCGCAGTAACAGCCGCATGCGTAAACTGGCTCCTTTTGATCTGATTGTCTGTGATCCTCCTGCCCAGCAGGGACGGAGTTTTACAGCCCAGACCCATTGGCCAAAGCTGTTGCAACGTCTTCCGAACTGGGTTGTTCCCGGTGGCGAGCTGGTGCTTTGCCTCAATGGTCCCCATGTTGAAGAATCCTTTCTTGAGGACTTGATTGCCGCGTATCTGCCCTGTGCGGAACGGTTGGGCTGCCTGGACTCAGGAGAGGACTTTCCTGAAAAAAAAACGCACTGTAAAACCCGCCTTTATCATCTTCGCTATCACCCCTGA
- a CDS encoding cytochrome c3 family protein codes for MKTSRLGLLLIVTLVLWSSSALASVSGSCANCHTMHATDGAGNTLAGGAKGSLTIGGCVGCHTGDNEAADGASAGAGGVPYVMDTAAPTYGPEYSGGSLVANTNTLAGGSFWWVGKSAGNDATKGHNVTTDDLCDFDMDAPGRRDGDQVAFTSGAPLTCAGTMGCHGDRSVDGDYASISGAHHGSSSTTVDDSFRFLDGIAGTEAPDWEYAAAINNHNSYKAQARSEASSMADGGDTISSLCGQCHGDFHSGTDTVSDGSAWLRHPTDIVLPTGEYASYASIPDESGIYNIIAPVGVATPVAATEDVTLANSVVTCISCHRAHGSPYADLLRWDYANISAGSPIGGVDNNGCFACHTSKDG; via the coding sequence ATGAAAACTTCACGGCTTGGTTTGCTACTCATCGTCACACTGGTTCTTTGGAGTTCCAGTGCTCTGGCGAGCGTCAGCGGTTCCTGTGCCAACTGTCATACCATGCACGCCACTGACGGTGCCGGCAATACTCTTGCCGGTGGCGCCAAAGGTTCTTTGACCATCGGCGGCTGCGTCGGTTGTCATACTGGTGATAATGAAGCGGCGGACGGTGCGTCTGCCGGTGCCGGCGGTGTTCCTTACGTGATGGACACGGCTGCACCAACGTACGGTCCGGAATACTCCGGTGGTTCGTTGGTTGCCAACACCAACACACTGGCAGGCGGAAGCTTCTGGTGGGTTGGTAAATCTGCTGGAAACGATGCGACTAAAGGGCACAACGTAACAACAGACGACCTGTGTGATTTTGACATGGACGCTCCGGGTCGCCGCGACGGTGACCAAGTTGCATTCACCTCGGGTGCCCCCCTGACCTGTGCCGGTACCATGGGCTGCCACGGTGACCGCAGCGTCGATGGCGACTATGCCAGTATCAGCGGTGCTCATCACGGATCATCGTCAACAACAGTTGACGACAGCTTCCGCTTCCTCGACGGTATTGCCGGCACTGAAGCCCCAGACTGGGAGTACGCCGCAGCCATTAACAACCACAACAGCTATAAAGCTCAAGCACGCAGTGAAGCGTCCTCCATGGCCGACGGTGGTGACACCATCAGCTCCCTGTGTGGTCAATGCCATGGCGATTTCCACAGCGGCACCGACACGGTATCCGATGGCAGTGCTTGGTTGCGTCACCCGACCGACATCGTTCTTCCGACTGGTGAATATGCGTCCTACGCGTCTATCCCGGACGAATCCGGTATCTACAACATCATCGCCCCGGTTGGCGTCGCCACCCCTGTTGCCGCAACAGAGGATGTGACCCTGGCCAACTCTGTTGTTACCTGCATCTCCTGCCATCGCGCACACGGTTCTCCATATGCCGACCTGCTGCGTTGGGACTATGCCAACATCAGCGCCGGTTCTCCCATCGGTGGTGTTGACAACAACGGCTGCTTCGCCTGCCATACCAGCAAGGATGGTTAG
- a CDS encoding CHASE4 domain-containing protein: MLFATLSIYGLMDYTVHRLFVLPTFLNQERARIEEHIDHTMQILSFELLGLDRLCRDWAAWDDSYAFMQKQGQDEGYIKSNLVQATFEYNALDMICFLDNDHHVIWKGTSEKYTSDGQERFLQPFSPLLKVSEDNSGFIMTAAGPMILASRPISDSDEAAPYIGFLVMGRLLIDSPIMALNRHLHGSVEFVPPQPSGLISDKNLEFLTLREDPVIMPLGNTLHTFKMVRDINHLPAFIVHMQTDRTSVIHGLETISYDAFSNVFSGFITIGIFVLFLRRNVIKPISKLTRHVNSINTAEDLLTVPLKTPSDDEIGVLWQGFNQMVHRLQRDRLRRLAAEEALRSNEKRIHAILDTAPDGIITVDQNGTIESLNLAAAKMFGYDSEELIGKSISKLAQDEHSGRLLQTIKKYPETSHYKCFDSGCEMAGRKIAGEFIPVHMRASSVQIGSDTLFVWIVRDISELKAMHDEIAHSKRLAAIGEMGASIAHEIRNPLAGIGGAAQMLLKSVKENPRQVAILNEIIILVFRIENTVNQMLDYARAWTPNQTLITPMQLLKEVATEAETMENFEQISFQFSGDDSIAIPLDEDLIRQVLWNLFKNGAEAMPEGGELTCHVQAAHDELIVTIQDHGMGMDDETIKKLFTPFFTTKIYGTGLGLPICQRIIEAHKGSITVHSALGEGTTISLRFTLTAQPRQIEELK; this comes from the coding sequence ATGTTATTCGCCACCTTGAGCATCTATGGCCTGATGGATTACACCGTCCATCGGTTGTTCGTCCTGCCGACTTTCCTCAACCAGGAACGCGCCCGCATCGAAGAACATATCGACCATACCATGCAGATCCTCAGTTTTGAATTGCTGGGGCTGGATCGGTTATGCCGCGATTGGGCGGCCTGGGATGACAGCTACGCGTTTATGCAAAAGCAAGGACAGGATGAAGGCTATATTAAATCCAATCTTGTGCAGGCGACTTTTGAATACAACGCTCTGGATATGATCTGCTTTCTCGATAACGACCACCATGTTATCTGGAAAGGCACCTCGGAGAAATACACCAGTGACGGTCAGGAAAGATTTCTTCAACCCTTCAGCCCCCTGCTGAAAGTGTCCGAGGATAATAGCGGCTTTATCATGACCGCTGCCGGGCCAATGATTCTGGCCTCACGTCCGATCAGCGACAGTGACGAAGCGGCCCCCTATATCGGTTTTCTGGTGATGGGCCGTCTGTTAATCGACAGTCCCATCATGGCTCTGAATCGGCACCTGCACGGCAGTGTTGAGTTTGTTCCGCCCCAACCCAGTGGTTTGATCAGTGACAAGAATCTCGAATTTCTCACATTGCGTGAAGATCCTGTCATTATGCCGCTCGGCAACACGCTTCACACATTCAAAATGGTGCGCGACATCAATCATTTGCCCGCATTTATTGTGCATATGCAAACGGATCGTACGAGTGTTATCCACGGTCTCGAAACCATTTCTTACGATGCCTTCTCCAACGTATTTTCCGGATTTATCACCATCGGAATTTTCGTGTTGTTTCTGCGCCGCAACGTCATCAAACCGATCAGCAAACTAACCCGTCATGTCAACAGCATCAACACCGCTGAAGATCTGCTGACGGTGCCATTAAAAACACCCAGCGACGATGAGATCGGTGTGCTCTGGCAAGGGTTTAACCAGATGGTTCACAGGCTGCAACGCGATCGACTACGCCGCCTGGCTGCGGAAGAAGCGCTGCGCAGCAACGAAAAACGGATCCATGCCATTCTCGACACCGCTCCAGACGGCATTATCACCGTAGACCAGAACGGTACCATTGAAAGCCTCAACCTGGCTGCGGCAAAAATGTTCGGCTACGACTCTGAAGAACTGATCGGAAAATCGATCAGCAAATTGGCTCAGGACGAACACTCAGGGCGTTTGTTGCAGACCATAAAAAAATATCCGGAAACCAGTCATTACAAATGCTTTGATTCCGGTTGTGAAATGGCAGGACGAAAAATCGCCGGAGAGTTCATCCCGGTTCACATGCGTGCCAGCTCCGTTCAGATCGGCAGCGATACCCTGTTTGTCTGGATTGTTCGCGATATCTCTGAGCTTAAAGCGATGCATGACGAGATTGCCCACAGCAAGCGCCTGGCCGCTATCGGCGAAATGGGCGCATCCATTGCCCATGAAATCCGCAACCCCTTGGCCGGTATTGGTGGTGCAGCCCAGATGCTGTTGAAAAGCGTCAAAGAAAATCCCCGCCAAGTGGCAATCCTCAACGAAATCATCATTCTGGTATTTCGCATCGAAAACACCGTCAACCAGATGCTTGACTATGCCCGAGCCTGGACGCCAAATCAGACGCTGATTACCCCGATGCAGCTCCTTAAAGAAGTGGCCACTGAAGCCGAAACCATGGAAAATTTCGAACAGATCTCTTTTCAATTCAGTGGAGACGACTCAATTGCCATTCCGCTGGATGAAGACCTGATCCGTCAGGTGCTATGGAATTTGTTTAAAAATGGCGCTGAAGCCATGCCGGAAGGTGGCGAACTCACCTGCCATGTTCAGGCAGCACATGATGAACTGATCGTGACGATCCAGGACCACGGTATGGGCATGGATGATGAAACAATAAAAAAACTCTTTACGCCGTTCTTTACAACCAAAATTTACGGCACCGGACTGGGGTTACCCATCTGTCAGCGCATTATTGAAGCCCACAAAGGCAGCATTACCGTCCACAGTGCCCTGGGTGAAGGGACAACCATCTCGTTGCGCTTCACCCTCACCGCCCAACCACGCCAGATTGAGGAGTTGAAATAG
- a CDS encoding sensor domain-containing diguanylate cyclase, whose product MTSTNRQITMTLSAAGALSAIIGYLYLIEKSELSASTLFLFMPVGLTSAAIAALLLVCHLRSDRQNRQLSDQQKLFSDFIHHAQDLIQVVDTRGNILYVNNIWQETLGYTRAEASRMNIFDIIAEDHQSICQSRFAELLNGQYKGCFEVTYQTRDGQSITLEGNCSYSIKNGKPHMIRGIFRDISQRREQDEHILQMAYHDMLTNLPNRFLLNDRLSQAISQARRYHQKTALVYVDLDSFKQINDHHGHAVGDILLQKTARRMQDCLRENDTVSRIGGDEFLLILTGIRDRNDIPKIVDKVRIALAAPYIINSLRINSSASMGTAIYPLDGVDPEALLNQADQAMYMAKKQGGNTHCFYTENTPPKTKVLRLV is encoded by the coding sequence GTGACCAGCACCAACCGACAGATTACCATGACACTGAGTGCAGCAGGTGCTCTCAGTGCGATCATTGGCTATCTCTATCTGATTGAGAAATCGGAGCTGAGCGCTTCAACTCTGTTTCTGTTCATGCCGGTTGGTCTGACCTCTGCCGCTATCGCCGCCCTGCTTCTTGTTTGCCACCTGCGTTCCGACCGCCAGAACCGACAGCTATCGGACCAACAAAAATTGTTCAGTGATTTCATCCATCATGCTCAGGACTTGATTCAAGTCGTTGACACCCGCGGCAACATTCTTTACGTCAACAACATTTGGCAAGAAACCCTTGGCTATACGCGTGCTGAGGCCTCGCGCATGAACATTTTTGACATCATTGCCGAGGATCATCAAAGTATCTGCCAATCCCGTTTTGCCGAACTTCTCAATGGCCAGTACAAGGGGTGCTTTGAGGTGACCTATCAAACACGGGACGGTCAATCCATCACCCTGGAAGGAAACTGCAGCTACAGCATCAAGAACGGCAAGCCCCATATGATTCGCGGTATCTTTCGTGACATCAGTCAGCGTCGTGAACAGGATGAACATATTCTGCAAATGGCCTATCACGACATGCTCACCAACCTGCCCAACCGTTTTCTGTTGAATGACCGCTTGTCCCAGGCAATATCCCAGGCACGACGCTATCATCAGAAAACCGCCCTGGTCTATGTGGACCTGGATAGCTTTAAACAAATCAACGACCATCATGGCCATGCTGTTGGTGATATCCTGCTGCAGAAAACAGCACGACGCATGCAGGATTGCTTGCGGGAAAACGACACGGTTTCGCGCATCGGCGGTGATGAGTTTTTACTCATTCTCACGGGCATCAGAGATCGCAACGACATCCCGAAAATTGTCGACAAGGTACGCATCGCCCTGGCAGCTCCCTACATCATCAACAGTCTGCGTATCAATTCTTCTGCCAGCATGGGAACGGCCATCTATCCTTTGGATGGTGTTGACCCCGAAGCCTTGCTTAATCAAGCAGATCAAGCCATGTATATGGCAAAAAAACAAGGTGGAAACACCCATTGTTTCTATACTGAGAACACCCCGCCAAAAACAAAAGTTCTCCGTCTGGTCTAA
- a CDS encoding methyl-accepting chemotaxis protein, with protein sequence MRVKKIRTKFLLPVFGVLIFAFVVGMFGMKNAITLLVDSQSQTTQQLSERSLVANTAAKVQDINGNIDRMGRKALEQAAILSQLPGVVEAYRLAHSGNLDDESDDSGQQARVQLREMFKPVIAGFKKETGLAELKLHFHLPTGRSLVRLWRDGWQTKRNGQKIDISDDLTGFRKTVLEINSGRHKPISGIEVGRGGFAIRGLVPIEDSGSHLGSAEVLLPFNALLKISKTAPTQNYSVYMNADLLPIATKLQDAKKYPVLGSKYVLCASTNSSLVSRLVDINRLNAGVGSLHSELVDTYYVTVFPIKDFSGKQAGLMVMTEDVSETLTSLASIKSTGLASLASIEQKSIFAALFLLILIGGIVLVVTNFITKPLSQAVGVTEAIALGDLSQRLDIEREDEMGVLSASLNAMCDSLADKAKLAKVIAGGDLTPEVHLASEKDEFGKALQEMVAGLGSLVSEVNGASSQIVSGSMQVSDVSQALSQGATEQAASLQEITSSMTEIASQTRQNADNATVANQLSGAAIKSADEGNTNMDAMVEAMKEINEAGQDISKIIKVIDEIAFQTNLLALNAAVEAARAGQHGKGFAVVAEEVRTLAARSAKAASETAELIEGSVSKANNGSQIAERTSGSLQEIMQGISKMDALICEISTAANEQAEGISQVNEGLNQIDQVTQQNTASAEEGAAAAEELSSQAEHMRAMLGRFKVTGNSAAPVNNAPSPTQESPQIGWGD encoded by the coding sequence ATGCGCGTAAAGAAAATCCGGACCAAGTTTCTATTGCCTGTCTTTGGCGTGTTGATCTTTGCCTTTGTTGTCGGCATGTTCGGCATGAAAAATGCCATCACGTTATTGGTAGACAGCCAGTCGCAGACAACCCAACAGCTCTCTGAACGGTCCCTGGTCGCTAACACCGCAGCTAAAGTCCAAGATATTAACGGCAATATTGATCGCATGGGACGAAAAGCCCTGGAGCAAGCCGCTATCCTCAGTCAACTTCCCGGAGTGGTTGAGGCCTACCGCCTCGCTCATTCCGGCAACTTGGATGACGAGAGCGATGATTCAGGGCAACAAGCGCGTGTTCAACTGCGTGAAATGTTTAAGCCGGTTATCGCCGGTTTTAAAAAAGAGACCGGTCTTGCTGAACTAAAACTTCATTTTCACTTGCCGACCGGGCGTAGCCTGGTGCGGTTGTGGCGCGACGGTTGGCAGACCAAACGCAATGGTCAGAAGATTGATATCTCGGATGACCTGACAGGATTTCGTAAAACTGTTCTTGAAATAAACAGTGGTCGTCACAAACCGATCAGCGGCATTGAAGTTGGTCGGGGTGGTTTTGCCATTCGTGGTTTGGTGCCGATTGAGGATTCAGGCAGCCATCTTGGTTCGGCGGAAGTGCTGTTGCCATTTAATGCCCTGTTGAAAATTTCGAAAACAGCTCCAACGCAAAATTATTCCGTGTATATGAACGCCGACCTGTTGCCCATTGCCACCAAACTTCAAGACGCGAAAAAATATCCGGTACTGGGCAGCAAGTATGTTTTATGTGCATCAACCAATTCATCACTCGTCAGTCGTCTGGTGGATATCAACCGCCTCAATGCCGGTGTGGGATCATTGCATTCGGAATTGGTCGATACCTATTATGTAACGGTTTTTCCGATTAAGGATTTTTCCGGTAAACAGGCCGGTCTGATGGTGATGACGGAAGATGTCAGTGAAACACTGACGAGTCTGGCGTCCATCAAGAGTACTGGTCTGGCCTCTCTGGCATCTATCGAGCAGAAAAGTATTTTTGCCGCTCTGTTCTTGCTGATCTTGATTGGGGGGATAGTTCTGGTGGTGACCAATTTCATCACCAAACCGCTCAGTCAGGCTGTTGGTGTCACAGAAGCCATTGCTCTGGGCGATTTGAGTCAGCGCCTCGATATTGAGCGAGAAGATGAGATGGGAGTTCTCTCCGCCAGCCTGAACGCCATGTGTGACAGTCTCGCTGATAAAGCGAAACTGGCTAAAGTCATTGCAGGTGGTGATCTGACCCCTGAAGTGCATCTGGCATCGGAAAAAGATGAATTTGGTAAGGCTCTTCAGGAGATGGTGGCTGGTCTCGGTAGCCTCGTTTCTGAAGTCAATGGCGCCAGCAGTCAGATTGTTTCCGGCTCCATGCAGGTGTCGGATGTCAGTCAGGCGTTATCGCAGGGCGCAACGGAGCAAGCGGCGTCTCTGCAGGAGATTACCAGTTCAATGACTGAAATTGCCAGTCAGACCCGTCAAAATGCCGACAATGCCACAGTGGCAAACCAATTGTCCGGCGCGGCGATAAAATCGGCGGATGAAGGTAATACCAATATGGACGCCATGGTTGAGGCGATGAAAGAGATCAATGAAGCGGGGCAGGATATTTCAAAGATTATCAAAGTCATTGATGAGATTGCCTTTCAGACCAACTTGCTGGCGTTGAATGCTGCGGTTGAAGCCGCGCGTGCCGGTCAGCATGGTAAAGGATTTGCTGTTGTCGCTGAAGAGGTTCGGACTTTAGCGGCGCGCAGTGCTAAGGCTGCCAGTGAAACGGCTGAGTTGATTGAAGGTTCGGTGTCCAAAGCCAACAACGGCTCGCAGATTGCCGAACGGACCTCCGGTTCTCTGCAGGAAATTATGCAGGGTATTTCAAAAATGGATGCTCTCATCTGTGAGATCTCTACCGCAGCCAACGAGCAGGCTGAAGGGATCTCGCAAGTTAACGAGGGTCTTAACCAGATTGATCAGGTCACTCAGCAGAATACCGCCAGTGCTGAAGAGGGGGCTGCGGCCGCTGAAGAGTTGTCCAGCCAGGCTGAGCATATGCGTGCCATGCTGGGCCGATTCAAGGTCACTGGAAATTCAGCCGCCCCTGTGAATAATGCTCCGTCTCCAACGCAGGAATCGCCGCAGATCGGCTGGGGCGATTGA